A stretch of Macrobrachium rosenbergii isolate ZJJX-2024 chromosome 12, ASM4041242v1, whole genome shotgun sequence DNA encodes these proteins:
- the LOC136844357 gene encoding ester hydrolase C11orf54 homolog, whose product MSLPVEKKPLHTPPLEEVAAVLQNALKKCFAEASVSVVDCPDLTQQPFGLESKGLCGSPRLADVGGVPYLMPLVKKERVYDLKELAKLVDLPNAFVLGAGAGPFPYVGVNSELMANIKAGENASNGSHIAKLDPSSGNYILQKLPATETRCALLLNMYACEGKNGKVLHVKAKKRTADTNLVSCMRQGLEEFYGDKNIGLGGTFRLVEGKVKCHVMPEFSTTPITCDAEVNKWLKFFEMPAPMVFMSTFVSKENGLDLRLEHSHGYGSDWGGHYHYDTTPDSVEYEGYYNVAEFMYRVDRPTDSHGFGRD is encoded by the coding sequence ATGTCACTGCCGGTTGAGAAGAAACCATTGCATACTCCACCGCTCGAGGAAGTTGCCGCGGTTCTTCAAAATGCGCTAAAGAAGTGTTTTGCCGAAGCATCTGTATCAGTCGTCGACTGCCCTGATTTGACACAGCAACCGTTTGGGCTGGAATCCAAGGGGCTGTGCGGATCACCGAGACTTGCTGACGTAGGTGGCGTTCCCTACCTGATGCCTCTGGTCAAAAAGGAAAGGGTATATGACCTGAAAGAATTAGCAAAATTGGTCGATTTGCCGAATGCTTTTGTTCTCGGAGCTGGCGCAGGTCCTTTTCCATACGTCGGAGTGAACAGCGAGCTGATGGCAAACATTAAAGCTGGAGAAAATGCATCGAATGGTTCACATATCGCCAAGCTTGACCCTTCATCAGGCAACTACATACTCCAGAAGCTCCCAGCAACAGAGACCAGGTGTGCGTTGTTGCTGAACATGTATGCTTGTGAGGGCAAGAACGGCAAGGTTTTGCATGTCAAAGCAAAGAAACGCACTGCCGACACCAACCTTGTGTCATGCATGAGACAAGGCCTAGAAGAATTTTACGGCGACAAGAACATAGGTCTAGGAGGCACCTTCCGGCTGGTTGAGGGCAAGGTCAAGTGTCACGTTATGCCAGAGTTCTCGACGACGCCAATTACTTGCGATGCCGAAGTTAATAAGTGGCTCAAATTCTTCGAGATGCCCGCACCAATGGTTTTCATGTCTACTTTCGTCTCCAAGGAAAATGGCCTGGATTTACGTCTAGAGCATTCTCATGGGTACGGCAGTGACTGGGGAGGGCACTATCATTATGATACCACCCCTGATAGCGTCGAGTACGAAGGTTATTACAACGTGGCAGAGTTCATGTACCGAGTGGACAGACCAACAGATTCCCATGGATTTGGAAGGGACTGA